In Gemmatimonadales bacterium, one DNA window encodes the following:
- a CDS encoding acyl-CoA dehydratase activase, translating into MSACTAGIDVGSTYTKAVVLGPDHAILGRAMRPTGFQLARVAEEALAAAAREAGLDAGEVAYTVATGFGRHQVQVGDVKVTDLTAAARGATLLFPATRTILDVGGQTMKASRLGEGAKVRSFRLNDKCAAGTGAFLEKTARYMGYGTEEIGPLVATSKTAVAISGVCAVFAESEVINHLSQGSAPADIMHGAIVSLVGRSVQLMKRVGMEPEFTLIGGILRFERMARVIREQLGAEVNVPAGDLVQFTAALGAALLGQRRLAQLTVQSA; encoded by the coding sequence GTGAGCGCCTGCACCGCCGGCATCGACGTCGGCTCGACCTACACCAAGGCCGTAGTGCTCGGGCCCGACCACGCCATCCTGGGTCGCGCGATGCGCCCCACCGGCTTCCAGCTCGCCCGCGTCGCCGAGGAGGCGCTCGCGGCGGCCGCGCGCGAGGCCGGCCTCGACGCTGGCGAGGTGGCGTACACCGTCGCCACCGGGTTCGGACGCCACCAGGTGCAGGTGGGCGACGTGAAGGTCACCGACCTCACCGCCGCGGCGCGCGGCGCGACGCTGCTCTTCCCCGCGACCCGCACCATCCTGGACGTCGGCGGCCAGACGATGAAGGCCAGCCGCCTCGGCGAGGGCGCCAAGGTCCGCTCGTTCCGCCTCAACGACAAGTGCGCCGCCGGCACCGGCGCGTTCCTCGAGAAGACCGCCCGGTACATGGGTTACGGCACCGAGGAGATCGGTCCGCTGGTCGCGACCTCGAAGACCGCCGTCGCGATTTCCGGCGTGTGCGCGGTGTTCGCGGAGTCCGAGGTCATCAACCACCTCTCCCAGGGCTCGGCGCCGGCCGACATCATGCACGGCGCCATCGTCTCACTGGTCGGCCGCTCGGTGCAGCTGATGAAGCGGGTCGGGATGGAGCCGGAGTTCACCCTGATCGGCGGCATCCTCCGCTTCGAGCGGATGGCGCGGGTGATCCGCGAGCAGTTGGGCGCGGAGGTCAACGTGCCGGCCGGCGACCTGGTGCAATTCACCGCCGCACTCGGCGCGGCGCTGCTCGGCCAGCGCCGGCTGGCGCAGCTCACCGTCCAGTCGGCGTGA
- a CDS encoding acyl-CoA dehydratase activase, whose amino-acid sequence MSYAAGVDVGSTQTKAVIVDERRRIVARSLTSTGANVTRAAEESFAEALRAGNLEEEEVEYVVGTGYGRYKVTFGNTQVTEISCHGRGASQMFPGTRTVVDMGGQDTKAIRVTPGGEIQDFCMNDKCAAGTGRFLGAAASALDIPLDQLGHRAMAGERAVKITTTCTVFAESEVLSWLGRGKKIEDILLGVHQSIAARSAGLARRVGIEEEVTFTGGVAKNVAMVRALTAALGVPVNVSDDSHYMGALGAALFALDHVFAARAPARAAT is encoded by the coding sequence ATGTCCTACGCGGCGGGGGTGGACGTCGGCTCCACCCAGACCAAGGCGGTCATCGTGGACGAGCGGCGGCGGATCGTGGCGCGCTCGCTCACCTCGACCGGGGCGAACGTGACCCGGGCCGCGGAGGAGTCGTTCGCGGAGGCGCTGCGGGCTGGCAACCTCGAGGAGGAGGAAGTCGAGTACGTCGTCGGCACCGGCTACGGGCGCTACAAGGTGACGTTCGGGAATACGCAGGTGACCGAGATCAGCTGCCACGGCCGCGGCGCGTCGCAGATGTTCCCGGGCACCCGCACCGTGGTGGACATGGGCGGGCAGGACACCAAGGCGATCCGCGTCACGCCCGGCGGCGAGATCCAGGACTTCTGCATGAACGACAAGTGCGCCGCCGGCACGGGCCGCTTCCTCGGCGCCGCGGCGAGCGCGCTCGACATCCCGCTCGACCAGCTCGGCCACCGCGCGATGGCGGGCGAGCGGGCGGTGAAGATCACCACCACCTGCACGGTGTTCGCCGAGTCGGAGGTGCTGTCCTGGCTCGGCCGCGGCAAGAAGATCGAGGACATCCTGCTCGGCGTGCATCAGTCCATCGCCGCCCGCTCGGCCGGACTGGCCCGGCGCGTCGGCATCGAGGAGGAAGTCACGTTCACCGGCGGCGTGGCGAAGAACGTCGCGATGGTGCGAGCCCTCACCGCGGCGCTCGGCGTGCCGGTCAACGTCAGCGACGACTCGCACTACATGGGCGCCCTCGGCGCCGCGCTGTTCGCGCTCGACCACGTCTTCGCGGCCCGCGCCCCGGCCCGGGCGGCCACGTGA